One Triticum dicoccoides isolate Atlit2015 ecotype Zavitan chromosome 4B, WEW_v2.0, whole genome shotgun sequence genomic window carries:
- the LOC119290723 gene encoding salt stress-induced hydrophobic peptide ESI3 — MGSATVLEVILAIILPPVGVFLRYKLGVEFWICLLLTILGYIPGIIYAVYVLVV; from the exons ATGGGCTCGGCAACAGTCCTGGAGGTGATCCTCGCCATCATCCTGCCTCCCGTCGGCGTCTTCCTGCGCTACAAACTCGGC GTGGAGTTCTGGATCTGTCTCTTGCTGACCATACTGGGGTACATACCGGGGATCATCTACGCGGTGTACGTGCTGGTAGTTTAA